The DNA region TATTGGTTTAGCCTTGATAAAAAACTTACAGTAGGTTTTTATTATTAAAGTCTTCTGAAAATATAACATACTACTATTATCCTCTGTCTTGAAGAAATGACCTACTTTGGAAGAAAATTACATTTGTTTATATGTGCATGTTTTTTCCTTCTAATAACCAGGACAAGTCTTGGCGCGTGCGATACATGGTTGCTAACCAGTTGTATGAACTATGTGAAGCTGTAGGGCCTGAGCCCACTAGGTATTTCTCAACTTATACATGTGATGCTCTGAATATTTTACCCATATGATGTCTATCTATGGAGTCCATTCTATTATACTataattcttatcattttttggttgtttttaattaattttaaatctttaaattggggaattttattgttgGCAGTGTAATTCAAAGCTTTAACTGATATATTGAACTTTCCAGTTTCCACATACTTGGGTTGACAAATACTTTCATATGTCCATTATGCACTACTTGTTGACCTAATTGTCCTTCTCTGAAGTGGATTTGGTGGAATGAAGTGATTTGTTATTGCTGACTCATTTTGAGTTGCTTCTATAGCATTATGAGTCACATTTAGTCTTGTTGTCATAACTCAAAACTTTGGCTCCTAACTTGGTTGACAAGCTCTCTATGGGGAATGTGGACCCCTCATCCCaccaaaagaaatagaaaagaaaaagaaagtagtAGTTGAGGTACAAACTGCTTGCCGAGTTTTTTTGGTCTAGTGGGTATAACAAGAACATTCTTGTCCTGAAGGCTCCTTTTAAAGACTTTCTTGCTAGCCTCTTTGATAGCATTTTGTTGATGAATAATGGGAAGGGCAATTGACTGAGGAGCTCCATGAAATAAGTTTGTGGTAGTTTAGGAATGTACGCATTTTGTTTTGACCAAGGATTTTTCTAATGTATCATCACTGTATTAGTGTAAAAGAATTAATTTTGAAACATGCAGTATACTTTAGTCCCTAAAGCTGCTATTCATTACGATGGTTGTTGAGTCATAAGGGTTTAATCATTGAGGAATGTGCTGTTCATACTTATCTATGTTTCTGCCGATTAATCATGCTCTCTTTCAACAAACCTTTTGTTTCTGAGAATTAGAAATATTTGCTGTCAGATGGCTGATTTTGTCTGACCATGATTTAGGACGGATTTGGTGCCTGCCTATGTCCGTTTGCTTCGAGATAATGAAGCTGAAGTTCGCATAGCTGCTGCAGGAAAAGTCACCAAATTCTGTCGGATTCTTAGTCCCGAGCTAGCTATTCAGCATATTCTTCCCTGTGTGAAGGTATATGCTCGACAGATTTCCTGTTAGGagcttcatttttcattttgggTTCCTATTGATCCTCTAATTATGTATTTGGGTTTGATAAAATGTTGTAGGAATTATCATCAGACTCTTCACAGCATGTCAGATCTGCTTTGGCTTCTGTTATAATGGGGATGGCTCCTGTTTTGGGAAAGGTGAGGTGTATTAGCTTCTGGATGAGGAAACTATTGATCATGCTTTTTACTTATGTTAGTTGCTTTGTTTGGAAGGTCTGGAATTTACTGTGATATCTCTCATATATGAATGCTATGGGGAACAACTTAGCATTAAGTTTTTGAACTGTGTACAAATTGTGGTTTGTGAATTCTTTAATAATCCTCAATTTTTGGAGAAACCGTAGAATAGTAATAAAAAACTTTAATGCTTCAATGACTACTAATTGGTTGGAGGTACACAAGCTTGCCAATCTGCCTTGGCCCATACTTGTTTATCCTAGTTATGAATGATTTCATCAATAGTATACAGGATTGGGTTTCATGATGCATTCTAGTTGCAGATCATATTGTGTTAGTTGATGAACTAGCAAGGAGTCAACCTAACCATGAAACTAGTGGAGGAAATTTTTTCATATCATGCAATTTACATCCGTGTTTGATTGAAGCATTAAAGATTTGCCTATGAAATAACTTTCCACAACAGACCTGGACTTCTCTTGATCCATCTGAATCACACCCTAGACCCTTGACTTCTGTTCGTGCATCTTATGCAGGATGCAACCATTGAACATCTTCTTCCAATATTTCTTTCCCTTCTGAAGGACGAGTTTCCTGATGTGCGCTTGAACATCATTAGCAAGCTTGATCAAGTCAATCAGGTTGGTTAATGCTGCACACATTTTTCTTATGGTCTGCAATTTATTATGAGACTAGTAAACTGTTTGCTGCATGATTTTGGAAATTGGTATGTTATATGTTGTGATGTGTATTTTAGTGATGCATGAACTCCTAAAATAAAGAAGGCAATCAACGTCCTCTAACATCCTGAACACTATCTGGTATGCCAATTTTTTTTTGTTCCATAcgatttattttcttctttgcgTAGTGGAATATATATGCTCAGCAACTTCATCTTTGGTATTGATAAAAGCTGTAGACCTAGCTAGTTAGGAATCATTCATGCTGGAGTTGTGGATGAGATGTGCTTTAATATCATGTTCCCCACTTGCTCTAGATTTGTGTTTGCAAGAAATTGTTGCACAGGAAACTTGAGTGAAAGGCGATTACTCCTTTTACGGGAATATTTTAAGATCATGAAGATTGTTTAGATTCTGTTTTATGtaatttcagttttttcttaaatttctgtTCTATTTCGTGAAGTTCGATATCAAGCTTCTCTTTGTTTAGTCATTGTCTTTTAGCTGCCTACACTTTGCATTGGTTCCTTGCGCTTTGCAACTCTTGGATTTATGCATAATtagtgttgttgttgttattattattatttagtttAGTGTATTTCTTCTCTAACTCTTAATTTTCTAAATGTCACAGGTGATTGGGATTGATTTATTATCCCAATCTCTATTACCAGCTATTGTTGAGCTGGCAGAGGACAGGCATTGGCGAGTCCGTCTTGCAATAATAGAATACATACCCCTGTTGGCAAGTCAATTGGGCATAGGATTTTTTGATGATAAGCTTGGTGCTCTTTGTATGCAATGGTTACAGGACAAGGTTGGTATGCGATAACCTGGCTGTTAGATATTCCTATAGAAAGAACAAACCTTTGATCTTGGTGGTTATATTTATCTCTCACCCATCTCTCttatttcaagtgaaaatgagtCGGGGTGTTTCCCAGAGTGGAATTACCACCAACTCTTCCATGATAATTACCTTACGTTTTTTCTGTTATCCATAGATGAATGGGACAAGGCAATTGCTTTTACCAATCAGTTGATGGGATAATATTTCTGCCTCTGATGTCTTCCTTGCTGATTCTGTGATGCAGGTTTATTCAATCAGAGATGCTGCTGCTAATAACTTAAAGCGTCTTGCAGAGGAATTTGGTCCAGAGTGGGCAATGCAGCATATAATTCCTCAGGTTTGCTTGACGTCTGCAAATTGGAATTGCTAATTCTCTTGCATGATAtctttttaaaaatcaaaactaAGTCAGGGAGTCATGAGATATATCTTCTCTTACTACATGAAGATGACGGGACCCAAGGCTCAGTAGTAGGGGCATAAGGGTGGAATTGATCTCTATTGATAGGCTTGAAGTTTATGCATCTTTGCGccaaaatttttgtaaaatttgcaTGCCCTCCCCCGATCTCGAGGCCTGGCTTTATCATGGTGGATCTAGTCGATCACAAGCTGGTCAACTATTTATATCGCTTGGTATTGAAGTTCCAAGTAGGTTGATTGCTATCTTCAATCCCTTAAAACAGTAAAGTTGCAATAAAGTTATTCAAGCTATCTGCATTGCCTCCCGAACTCTCAAGGCCTAGCTCTTCCATGGCTGTTCTTGCTGGTCAAATAACTTGGTCAGCAATTGATTATCTTTAAAGTGCAAAGTAGGTGTCTTGATATCTTCAATCCCAATGAATATTGGGAAATTCAGGCTTTTATACTATACACATGACAACAGAGTTATTTCTTCTAATCTGCTAGTCAGCATATCCATATTAGTCCTCCTCAAGTTGGCAGTTCTTCATTGTTTCCCTATATTGAGGATGAAGACAGAAAATAATGCTGCTTCTGCACTGGGAGCTGCAGTCTAATTTAAGCTTGATTTCCTTCAGCACTTTCTTGACTTGTAGCTCCCCGTCCACTCCCACTTATGAACGCCCTACCGACTCTTGAAAAGATTGAAAAAAACAGAAACTGTTGTTTTTAAGGGTTTAATACTGGATTTTCCGCAAAGGGAGTTGCAGTTTCTATTTTTCTCCTGCTATTTTGAGTGGTGAAAACTAAAGATTTCAGGAAAGGAATTAGGGGCGCACATTCTTTGTTGcagtttctattttttttcctgCTATTTTGAGTGGTGAAAACTGAAGATTTCAGGAAAGGAATTTTAGGGGTGCACATTCTTTCCCTTCTGCTAGGAATTTTACCTCTTAGGCTGAGAATAGGTAAGGACAATAGTTCACCATGGCCTCTCAGAGTATCTAGGCTCCAGCTTTTGCCATAATGAATATCAACTTTGTTCTGTTTTCTTTGTGAAAAATGTCTTATTTCTGCAGGTCTTAGATATGACTACCAGTCCACATTATTTATATCGAATGACTATTCTTAGAGCAATTTCATTGCTTGCACCTGTGATGGGCTCTGAGATAACTTGTTCCAAGTTGCTGCCTGTGGTTATTACTGCTACAAAGGATaggtgattttgctttcccagcGTTTAAATGGTTTTGTACCTCAGGTCCTTGATCTAATCGAAAGTTTTATCTTATTCCAGAGTGCCCAACATTAAATTTAATGTGGCAAAGGTGTTGCAATCCCTTATACCTATTGTTGACCACTCGGTGAGAACCCTCGCCTCCTTTCTTGTTTCTTGGTTGCTTATAGTTGCTTTACTTGTGGAAAATGAGTGAGCTACTCTACAAAGATTGGTTGTTAACAACAGCTTCACCGATTGTTTTCCTACAATTTGACTGTCTGTTAATTTCTATTGTCTAGGTGGTGGAGAAAACCATTCGCCCTAGTTTAGTAGAGCTAGCTGAAGACCCTGATGTTGATGTTCGCTTTTATGCCAATCAAGCACTTCAGTCAATTGATAACGTCATGATGTCAGGCTAGAGAATATAACTTTGGTGAGAGTACTAGAAATCTCTCCTCAAATCCCTCTTTGATAGTCTTGGGATTTTGCTCTCACACGAAGACACAAGGGAAAATGTGCAAGCAAAATGCATTCTGTTGAGCTTGGAGTCGTATATTGTTACTAATTCTTTTGTAGGATTTGACATTCAAGATGCTGTGACACTAATGAAGACCGAGTGTTTTTAAATGTAAAGTTGCTTCTACACTATTTAGATCTGCTAAGCTCATGTATTTGTTTTTGTTAGTGTACTTTTTTGGTGTTTGAACTTCCAACGTTTTCTGCGTTATTCTAGCAGATTGTTTGCCTTTAAATTAGCGTTTGCATTTCTTAGCCCTTGTTATGTTTGAGCAGTGCCTCCGGCCACCCTCTTTTTGTTAGGCATTACGCTTTCTAGTAGTTTTTTGGCCCTATCTAAGCTTTTCATGCCAATAGAATACATAGAGAACTTTtagtactttttatttttattttgtttttgttggCTTGAGATGAATTTACATGGAGAAACATGAAGAATGAGGTTTCATTAAGTCAGATCTGAACTTGTTTGAGATTTAAGTGCAGTTATAATCTCATTATGTTGTATTCTCTTCTATATGGATAGGAAAATAGACCTATCCAAAGATTTGATCATATTTCAGACGGTAAAAAATAATTCTATCACACCAGCAGTCTTAACTAGTCATTAGGGGTCGGCATAACTTGTATCTTATCTGTATGCACGAGAAAACTAGTCTTATGATAATGTCTTTtgtaacaacaacccagtataatcccactcgtggggtctggggaggttaATGTGTATGCAGAACTTaccccctaccctgaggtagagaggctgtttccgatagaccctcagctccctccctccaagaactgcCCACCTTGATCttgggatgactcgaactcacaacctcttgattggaagtggagggtgctcactaCTAGAGCAACCCTTCTTGTCGTAATGTCTTTTGTAACATTCTCTAAAATCagtgttttttttatttgaaaaataacacAATACTTTAATACAATAACATCTTGCTTTATTTCTAGAAGATGCTCTATCTCTCCCTTACTGATTCGTAGTCACACCCTTACTAATATTTATGTCATATTTTTTGGCTTAAAAATTAAATTACCATATTTTGGGGACCTTATGGTTGGTATAAAGAGTAGTCGACTGTTTGGTGGAGACTGGAGAGTAAATGGTCTTATTTTCCCCTTTCTTCTTTAGGTAAGTAATCTGGTACTGCCAAAATGGACCATTGTTGTGTCTATTTAGTTTCAGAAATTGCTTCAGTAAAACCACGTACTCAGCATGGATGATGGGTTtacacttttttctttttttcctctttgGTTTAAAAAGGATACTGGGGCTAATATCTAAGTAAGTGAAGCTGTGAAGTGAATTTTGAAGTTATTTCTTTGCTAAGAATGAAGTATGAAATATTGCAAATATTTCTACAACGAAAAGGAATTGGAAAAGAAGTATGCAAAAGTTGGTGAATTTGTAGGTTTCAATAATAAAAGGTAAACATCAAAAGCTTTAAAAATACTGTaaatggaatatatatatatatatatatatatatatatatatatatatatataaagcggGTGAAAGAGTTTGAACAAGAAAGGTAAACCAGTTAGGTATATTGAATACTATTTGCTTGCCAGGCTGTTTGGTGTGTtgtctttttctttgtagtaaaGAAATATATGAAGTCGAATGCATCTGAGGAACAACATAGGCATTTCGTACTACCTACCAATTTGGTGGTTTCAACTTTGTCTATTCAATCTTTTGGGGCGAATTTTGATACTATGGTTCGAGTTTAGAAATTCAACTGCaatcttttgattttttgggtTTGAAATTTATTTGTACTTTTTATTTAGTAATTTTATGGATTTAAGCAAAAATTACTAAATCCGACGAACTCGTAATGAAAGCAGCACACCCACCTCAGATCTTCTCTTAATATATTTGAATGCGATTATTTTTATCTTTGCAATATGGGTTATGACGTGACGATTACGAGTGATTTTAAAGCACTACTTattaaagctcaacataagtaaagtgcattgaattagagtgcaataagtgactaaaatacgggattatagcctaccatcatttATTACctaaaaagtcatttttcttctttttattacgtaaaaatcattcaattttgtgttcattaataaaaagtcacttttctttcttttgttacaaaaaaatcattttactttGCTCTATTTATCACAAAAGTCACATTGGCCAGATTTTATATTACTTTTACTTGAGAAGTCTATTATGCCCTTAACATTATAAATCCTTTCATTTATGTAACACCTtatgtatattatatactatataatatatttttacctaggtattttacttataattaaaataactttatattattttatttattatttttataatatattcatacatttaattttttcatggcattcaattttttaatcatattcaaacatgaagatattttaaatataaaaataatgaaaaaaattatttttaaatatttatttgaaataagaaaaatagttttgtttaaCAAATGATAGTTTTTTTTATAGTTAATAAGAATTTAGaaaaagtttcaaagatatttgtgtttaattaagttttttaaagctttatctgttaatattatttatttaaaagtattaGTCCGATGTGTCATTGTGCTAAATGtaagtattttatttattggattaATGAGTATGGCTTGGCTGACAAATCAGTGAGctttgattttacaatttttatttaaaatattttattaagtaTGGTTAAGAACGTGAACTTGAAATGTGTTCACGGTAATGTTACTGAAAAATTTAATAATTCTACTTATATATCTTGAAAAATAATGTTAAGAAAAAAAATGTAATGtacaaatattttataaaataataaataaaataatattaagttattttaattataagtaaaatacttgggtaaaagtatattatataacATATAATATAGAAGGTGTTGCATAAATGGGAGGATCTATAATGTCAAGGGCATAATCGACTTTTCAAGTAAATGGTTCGTAAAATATAGCTAAAGTGATtattgtgataactagagcatagtaaaatgatttttgtgtaacaaaagaaagaaaagtgatttttgggtaatgaacacaaaattgaatgacttttacttaacaaaagaaagaaaaatgacttttgggtaataaatgatggtaggctataatcccttattttagtcacttattgcactctaattcactgcactttacttatgttgagctttaatAAGTAGTGCtttgcacttattatgtgttttatatcGTGTAGGAGTAATTTCGAGTTATTTAGATGTTGCAGAGCAAATTCGAGctaattggagctttgaagtctaagtagaagcccaagggattaaaccGGGATCACGTTCGGAGGTCGAGTACTAAGTCCGGAtgtcaaaaactgaaaaaacgaATTACTCTACGAAAAATACACTGTCGTGCCGCATGGGGTGCCACAACTGTGTAATTTATGCCCAGAAAATAATTCGCAAAGTGTTCTGGAATTGTCCACAAGCCCGCCGCATGGTGCGGCACGACATGCGGTGCGATAGTGCAAAATTCTTAGAGTATCTTCCTATTTCCTCTAAAAAAAGGTATTTTTGTCCGAAGTtattgggggaggggggggggtagTTAAATACACGGAAAAAATACCATTTCTGggacttttgacataccttaGACCTAGGGAAGCTAAGGAGAAGGGGGAGAAGCAatagcacaaggatttcatccttccttcctcactcaagatccgagTTTGGATTATATTTATGTTTTCctctacttttattttatttgtgaagaacttctccatgtctatggagtagttccatttgggttttgatggatttggtgtattgatggttatttgtggattataactctatttttatgtatttaaaaTCGTTTTGGAAAacttaattattgcatctatattcactagttcatgtaatctaaagaggcataacttgtgatatatttgcactatattgttagttgagttcatagatttttCTAAGTATCCGAAAGAGACTAGTTGAATCCTATattaaacttagttaggaggataatcaaaagaggttctcctaaagaccaatccattacgaattcttgcatatcttcactgagcttaaattgatttatattgtgaggttgagacttaatcgagagaggagtttatACTAAAtaattgtactgataattaagtgaattcgagagactcacttgaacattagaagtgaattatctagagttagatcctgaataattatcttgcacctatcctatcaacccatattttTTCCCATTTATAACTCccttgcttacttttgttgcgattgtcatcaGTCAATATatgtagattttagattattaattatataaa from Nicotiana tabacum cultivar K326 chromosome 24, ASM71507v2, whole genome shotgun sequence includes:
- the LOC107810392 gene encoding uncharacterized protein LOC107810392 produces the protein MAMVDEPLYPIAVLIDELKNDDIQLRLNSIRRLSTIARALGEERTRKELIPFLSENNDDDDEVLLAMAEELGVFIPYVGGVEHAHVLLPPLETLCTVEETCVRDKAVESLCRIGSQMRESDLVDWFVPLVKRLAAGEWFTARVSACGLFHIAYSSAPEMLKAELRSIYSQLCQDDMPMVRRSAATNLGKFAATVESAYLKSDIMSIFDDLTQDDQDSVRLLAVEGCAALGKLLEPQDCVAHILPVIVNFSQDKSWRVRYMVANQLYELCEAVGPEPTRTDLVPAYVRLLRDNEAEVRIAAAGKVTKFCRILSPELAIQHILPCVKELSSDSSQHVRSALASVIMGMAPVLGKDATIEHLLPIFLSLLKDEFPDVRLNIISKLDQVNQVIGIDLLSQSLLPAIVELAEDRHWRVRLAIIEYIPLLASQLGIGFFDDKLGALCMQWLQDKVYSIRDAAANNLKRLAEEFGPEWAMQHIIPQVLDMTTSPHYLYRMTILRAISLLAPVMGSEITCSKLLPVVITATKDRVPNIKFNVAKVLQSLIPIVDHSVVEKTIRPSLVELAEDPDVDVRFYANQALQSIDNVMMSG